Proteins from a single region of Synechococcus sp. WH 8109:
- the radA gene encoding DNA repair protein RadA produces MPKSTAVFICQVCGARARQFFGRCPECGSWNSLVEQSQPADDGRRRRSAPDPEQAAAPRRSTAMASLEDQPLQRLATGSAEFDRVLGGGLVPGSLVLVGGDPGIGKSTLLLQSASAMAAGASVLYVSAEESAQQVKLRWQRLAGGASELQLLAETDLELVLEELEALRPAVAIIDSIQALHDANLTSAPGSVGQVRECAAALQRLAKRQNISLLLVGHVTKEGMLAGPKVLEHLVDAVLTFEGDRFASHRLLRAVKNRFGATHELGLFEMQSGGLAEVGNPSELFLSDARASGVATIVACEGTRSLVVDLQALVNVTSYASPRRTATGIGTNRLHQILAVLEKHMGLPLSRFDCYLAVAGGLEVEEPAADLGVAAAVVASFRDLTLPAGTVLIGELGLGGQLRPVGQLELRLQEAARLGFQRAVVPRGSGLGDLASGLDLALLEADSVTEALVLALGDAVQPDQD; encoded by the coding sequence GTGCCCAAGTCCACCGCTGTTTTCATCTGTCAGGTCTGCGGAGCCCGTGCCCGACAGTTTTTCGGCCGTTGCCCGGAGTGCGGCAGCTGGAATTCGTTGGTGGAGCAATCCCAGCCCGCCGACGATGGCCGTCGCCGCCGCAGTGCTCCGGATCCGGAGCAGGCCGCTGCCCCGCGACGGTCCACGGCCATGGCCTCGTTGGAGGATCAGCCGCTGCAGCGGCTGGCAACCGGGTCGGCGGAATTTGATCGCGTTCTGGGTGGTGGTCTGGTTCCCGGTTCGCTGGTGCTGGTGGGAGGTGATCCGGGCATCGGTAAGAGCACATTGCTGCTGCAGAGCGCCTCAGCAATGGCGGCCGGTGCATCAGTGCTCTATGTCAGTGCTGAGGAATCAGCGCAGCAGGTGAAGCTGCGCTGGCAGCGGCTTGCCGGGGGGGCATCGGAGCTGCAGTTGCTGGCCGAAACCGATCTGGAACTGGTGCTGGAGGAGCTGGAGGCCCTGCGCCCCGCTGTGGCGATCATCGACAGCATTCAGGCGTTGCATGACGCCAACCTCACAAGTGCGCCGGGGTCCGTCGGTCAGGTGCGTGAATGTGCGGCGGCCCTGCAACGGCTGGCGAAACGCCAGAACATCTCATTGTTGTTGGTGGGCCACGTCACCAAAGAAGGCATGTTGGCCGGCCCGAAGGTGTTGGAACACCTCGTGGATGCGGTGCTCACCTTTGAGGGAGACCGCTTCGCCAGTCATCGCCTGCTGCGGGCCGTCAAGAACCGCTTCGGTGCAACCCATGAGTTGGGTTTGTTTGAGATGCAAAGCGGTGGCCTGGCCGAGGTGGGCAACCCCAGCGAGCTGTTCCTCAGCGATGCCCGCGCCTCCGGTGTCGCTACGATCGTGGCCTGTGAGGGCACCCGCTCGTTGGTGGTGGATCTGCAGGCCTTGGTGAATGTCACCAGCTATGCCAGTCCGCGACGTACGGCGACAGGGATCGGCACCAACCGTTTGCACCAGATCCTCGCGGTGCTGGAGAAGCACATGGGACTGCCGCTCTCCCGCTTCGACTGCTACCTGGCCGTTGCCGGTGGCTTGGAGGTGGAGGAACCTGCGGCGGATCTTGGGGTGGCTGCAGCGGTGGTGGCCAGCTTCAGAGATCTCACCCTGCCTGCGGGCACGGTCTTGATCGGCGAGCTTGGTTTGGGGGGGCAGTTGCGCCCTGTGGGTCAGCTGGAGCTTCGGCTCCAGGAAGCTGCCCGGCTGGGGTTCCAGCGGGCCGTCGTCCCCCGGGGCAGTGGCTTGGGCGATCTGGCCTCTGGTTTGGATCTTGCTCTTCTGGAGGCCGACAGCGTCACCGAGGCCCTGGTGTTGGCGCTCGGTGATGCCGTGCAGCCCGACCAGGACTGA
- a CDS encoding beta-ketoacyl-ACP synthase 3: MLFRGSGSATPSRSISNAELGQRVETSDEWIRSRTGIAARRVVNCDESLAELSGLAAERALEMAGWSADSLDLILLATSTPDDLFGSAPRLQARLGATHAAAFDLTAACSGFLFAVVTAAQYLRSGAMRRILVVGADQLSRWVNWDDRRSCVLFGDAAGAVVLEASENGQDDLVEFLLRSDGSRGEVLQLPQVNQRQPLVGDASHQCGGFDPIQMNGQEVYKFAVREVPAILEKLLAQGGVPADSLDWLLLHQANQRILDAVADRFSVPSEKVLSNLAYYGNTSAATIPLMLDEAVRDGRIQPGHRIASSGFGAGLSWGAALFRWSGPA; encoded by the coding sequence GTGTTGTTCCGAGGGTCTGGCAGCGCGACGCCCAGCCGCTCGATCAGCAACGCAGAGCTTGGCCAACGGGTTGAGACGAGTGACGAATGGATCCGCAGCCGCACCGGTATTGCCGCGCGACGGGTGGTCAACTGCGACGAATCCCTAGCGGAACTGAGCGGACTGGCGGCGGAACGAGCTTTGGAGATGGCCGGTTGGTCGGCCGACAGCCTCGATCTCATCCTGTTGGCCACCTCCACCCCTGACGACCTGTTCGGTTCGGCTCCAAGGCTGCAGGCGCGCCTCGGCGCCACCCATGCCGCGGCCTTTGATCTCACCGCTGCCTGCAGCGGCTTTCTCTTCGCCGTTGTGACCGCCGCCCAGTACCTGCGCAGTGGAGCGATGCGCCGCATTCTCGTGGTGGGAGCCGATCAACTCAGCCGCTGGGTGAACTGGGACGATCGACGCTCCTGCGTTCTTTTCGGTGATGCGGCCGGTGCCGTGGTGCTGGAGGCCTCGGAGAACGGCCAGGACGATCTCGTTGAATTCCTGTTGCGCTCCGATGGCAGCCGTGGCGAAGTTCTCCAGCTGCCCCAGGTGAACCAGCGCCAGCCCCTGGTGGGGGACGCCAGCCATCAGTGCGGCGGCTTCGACCCCATCCAGATGAACGGGCAGGAGGTCTACAAATTCGCTGTGCGCGAGGTGCCGGCGATTCTCGAGAAGCTGCTTGCTCAGGGTGGTGTCCCCGCAGATTCCCTGGATTGGCTGCTCCTGCATCAGGCCAACCAGCGCATCCTTGATGCCGTGGCGGATCGCTTCTCGGTGCCCTCCGAAAAAGTGCTCAGCAACCTGGCTTACTACGGCAACACCTCGGCAGCCACCATTCCCCTGATGCTGGATGAGGCCGTGCGCGATGGACGCATCCAACCCGGCCACCGCATCGCCAGCAGCGGATTCGGCGCGGGATTGAGCTGGGGTGCAGCCCTCTTCCGCTGGAGCGGGCCCGCCTAA
- the plsX gene encoding phosphate acyltransferase PlsX, producing the protein MPPKDPDPTPAPQPRHKTTRPRAIRRLVIWYRRNAAVTTIVDGATSSATAAGSMAGNVAETVVSGAGTVASSVLQPLVFDPLRWLQGGTDTDEIDDAERLWVAVDGMGGDHAPGPILEGCLDAIDRLPLKIRFVGEIDRVMAAANSLGLREALESARAAGHMDLVASGPSIGMDDEATAVRRKRDASINVAMDLVKKGEAGAVYSAGNSGAVMASAIFRLGRLKGIDRPAIGALFPTKDPGKPVLVLDVGANMDCKPTYLHQFALLGNIYSRDVLQVKRPRIGLLNIGEEECKGNDLSLKTHELLRDESRLHFAGNCEGRDVLSGDFDVVVCDGFTGNVLLKFLESVGSVLLGVLRAELPRGRRGKVGSAFLRSNLKRIKKRLDHAEHGGALLLGVNGISVIGHGSSKALSVVSALRIAHSAASHGVMEDLATLQQGCD; encoded by the coding sequence TTGCCTCCGAAGGACCCTGATCCCACCCCGGCCCCTCAGCCGCGGCATAAGACCACCCGTCCTCGGGCGATCCGTCGCCTGGTGATTTGGTATCGGCGCAACGCCGCCGTCACAACCATCGTTGATGGCGCTACCAGCTCAGCAACGGCAGCGGGTTCGATGGCCGGCAACGTGGCGGAAACCGTTGTCTCCGGAGCTGGAACGGTGGCCAGCAGCGTGCTCCAACCGCTGGTGTTTGATCCCCTGCGCTGGCTGCAAGGGGGCACCGACACCGATGAGATCGACGATGCGGAGCGCCTCTGGGTAGCCGTGGATGGCATGGGCGGTGACCATGCGCCGGGACCGATCCTGGAGGGATGCCTGGACGCCATTGACCGGCTGCCGCTGAAGATCCGCTTCGTGGGGGAGATCGACCGGGTGATGGCTGCCGCCAACAGCCTCGGCCTACGCGAAGCCTTGGAGAGTGCGCGTGCCGCAGGACATATGGACCTGGTGGCCAGTGGGCCCTCCATCGGCATGGATGACGAAGCCACCGCGGTGCGGCGCAAACGGGACGCCAGCATCAATGTGGCCATGGACCTAGTGAAAAAAGGCGAGGCCGGGGCGGTGTACTCCGCCGGCAATTCCGGGGCGGTAATGGCCTCGGCGATTTTTCGACTGGGACGGCTGAAGGGCATCGACCGCCCCGCCATCGGTGCGCTGTTCCCCACCAAGGATCCAGGCAAGCCGGTATTGGTGCTCGATGTGGGCGCCAACATGGACTGCAAACCCACCTACTTGCACCAGTTCGCCCTGCTGGGGAACATCTACAGCCGGGATGTGCTGCAGGTGAAACGGCCACGCATCGGCCTGCTGAACATTGGCGAGGAGGAGTGCAAGGGGAACGATCTCTCCTTAAAGACTCACGAATTGCTGCGGGACGAATCCAGGCTCCACTTCGCCGGAAACTGCGAAGGCCGGGATGTGCTTTCGGGCGACTTCGATGTGGTGGTCTGCGATGGATTCACCGGCAATGTGCTGCTGAAGTTCCTGGAGTCCGTCGGCAGTGTTCTGCTGGGGGTGCTGCGGGCGGAGTTGCCCCGAGGGCGTCGCGGCAAGGTGGGATCAGCTTTTCTGCGCAGCAACCTGAAGCGCATTAAGAAGCGGCTCGACCATGCCGAGCACGGTGGTGCTCTGCTACTGGGCGTGAACGGCATTTCCGTGATTGGCCACGGCAGCAGCAAGGCCCTCTCGGTGGTCAGTGCCCTGCGCATTGCCCACTCCGCAGCCAGCCATGGGGTGATGGAGGATCTCGCCACGCTGCAACAAGGTTGTGATTGA
- a CDS encoding photosystem I assembly protein Ycf3 yields the protein MADLIVKLLPINARSKEAYVYYRDGLSAQNDGDYAEALENYEEALKLEENSTDRSETLKNMAIIYMSNGEEERAIETYRKALEENPNQPSCLKNMGLIYEKWGRIAEEGGEQDAADRWFDQAADVWTQAVRLNPGGYLDIENWLKSTGRSNVDVYF from the coding sequence ATGGCGGACCTGATCGTCAAGCTGTTGCCGATCAATGCCCGCTCTAAAGAGGCCTACGTCTATTACCGGGATGGCCTCTCCGCCCAGAACGACGGTGACTACGCCGAAGCGCTGGAGAACTACGAGGAGGCCCTGAAGCTTGAGGAGAACTCCACCGACCGGAGCGAAACCCTCAAGAACATGGCCATCATCTACATGTCCAACGGCGAGGAGGAGCGGGCGATCGAGACCTACCGCAAGGCACTCGAGGAAAACCCGAACCAGCCCTCCTGCCTGAAGAACATGGGACTGATCTACGAGAAGTGGGGCCGCATCGCCGAGGAAGGCGGTGAGCAGGACGCAGCGGATCGCTGGTTTGACCAGGCCGCTGACGTCTGGACCCAGGCCGTGCGCCTCAATCCCGGCGGTTATCTGGATATCGAGAACTGGCTGAAGTCCACGGGCCGCAGCAACGTCGACGTTTACTTCTGA
- the rpaB gene encoding response regulator transcription factor RpaB has protein sequence MTATAPTKETILVVDDEASIRRILETRLSMIGYNVVTACDGTEALELFPTCTPDLVVLDVMMPKLDGYGVCQELRKESDVPIVMLTALGDVADRITGLELGADDYVVKPFSPKELEARIRCVLRRVEKEQVAGIPNSGVIQVSDLRIDTNKRQVFRGDERIRLTGMEFSLLELLVSRSGEPFNRGEILKEVWGYTPERHVDTRVVDVHISRLRSKLEDDPANPELILTARGTGYLFQRIVDSVASEGP, from the coding sequence ATGACGGCCACGGCTCCCACCAAGGAAACGATCCTCGTGGTCGACGACGAGGCATCGATCCGACGGATCCTGGAAACCCGTTTGTCAATGATCGGGTACAACGTCGTGACTGCCTGCGACGGCACGGAAGCTCTGGAATTGTTCCCCACCTGCACGCCCGACCTGGTGGTGCTTGACGTGATGATGCCAAAGCTTGACGGCTACGGCGTCTGCCAGGAGCTGCGCAAGGAATCCGACGTTCCCATCGTGATGCTGACGGCCCTCGGCGACGTGGCTGACCGGATCACCGGGCTTGAGCTCGGTGCCGATGACTATGTGGTGAAGCCCTTCAGCCCGAAGGAGCTGGAAGCCCGCATCCGCTGCGTGCTGCGCCGGGTCGAGAAGGAGCAGGTGGCGGGCATTCCCAACTCCGGCGTGATCCAGGTCAGCGACCTGCGCATCGACACCAATAAACGCCAGGTGTTCCGCGGCGATGAACGCATCCGCCTAACGGGGATGGAATTCAGCCTGTTGGAACTGCTGGTGAGCCGTTCCGGCGAACCGTTCAACCGCGGCGAAATCCTCAAAGAGGTGTGGGGTTATACCCCGGAGCGCCATGTGGACACCCGGGTGGTTGATGTTCATATCTCCCGTCTGCGCTCCAAATTGGAGGATGATCCTGCCAATCCCGAGTTGATCCTCACAGCTCGGGGCACCGGCTACCTGTTCCAGCGCATCGTCGATTCCGTTGCCTCCGAAGGACCCTGA